The Toxotes jaculatrix isolate fToxJac2 chromosome 14, fToxJac2.pri, whole genome shotgun sequence genome window below encodes:
- the gjc2 gene encoding gap junction protein gamma 2 has protein sequence MSWSFLTRLLEEIHNHSTFVGKVWLTVLIIFRIVLTAVGGESIYSDEQTKFTCNTKQPGCDNVCYDAFAPLSHVRFWVFQIIMISTPSIMYMGYAIHKIARTSEEERRKHQRLRKKPPPHSRWRGSHHLEDVLEEEEDDDAEPMIYEDALEVQEAKPEQVSSTSKDPPKHDGRRRIMQEGLMRIYVLQLMSRAIFEIAFLAGQYLLYGFRVNPSYVCSRLPCPHSVDCFISRPTEKTIFLLIMYVVSCLCLVLNVCEMLHLGIGTFRDTLRMKRNRGRRTSYGYPFSRNIPASPPGYNLVMKTDKPSRIPNSLITHEQNMANVAQEQQCTSPDENIPSDLASLHRHLRVAQEQLDMAFQTYQTKNNQQTSRTSSPVSGGTMAEQNRVNTVQEKQGARPKSATEKAATIVKNGKTSVWI, from the coding sequence ATGAGCTGGAGCTTTCTCACTCGTCTCCTGGAAGAGATCCACAACCATTCCACCTTTGTTGGGAAAGTGTGGCTGACTGTGCTCATCATCTTCCGCATAGTGCTCACAGCCGTAGGAGGTGAGTCCATCTACTCGGACGAGCAGACCAAGTTCACCTGCAACACCAAACAGCCGGGCTGTGACAACGTGTGTTATGATGCCTTTGCTCCCCTCTCGCACGTCCGCTTCTGGGTCTTCCAAATCATCATGATCTCCACTCCCTCCATCATGTACATGGGTTATGCTATTCACAAGATAGCTCGAACTTCAGAGGAGGAGCGCAGGAAGCACCAAAGGCTCCGCAAAAAGCCTCCTCCTCATTCCAGGTGGAGAGGGAGCCACCATCTGGAGGACGTCttagaggaagaggaagatgacgaTGCCGAGCCCATGATCTATGAGGATGCACTGGAGGTGCAGGAGGCCAAGCCTGAGCAAGTAAGCAGCACCAGCAAAGACCCACCAAAACATGATGGCCGCAGAAGAATTATGCAAGAAGGGCTGATGAGAATCTATGTTCTTCAGCTCATGTCAAGAGCTATTTTTGAAATTGCTTTCCTTGCAGGACAGTATCTCCTCTATGGTTTTCGAGTTAATCCTTCATATGTGTGCAGCAGGCTTCCCTGTCCACACAGCGTGGACTGTTTCATCTCAAGGCCCACAGAGAAAACaatcttcctcctcatcatgtATGTGGTAAGCTGTCTTTGTCTGGTGCTAAACGTGTGTGAGATGCTTCACCTGGGAATTGGCACTTTTCGGGATACACTTCGCATGAAGAGGAACCGGGGCCGACGGACATCCTACGGCTACCCGTTCTCTCGCAATATCCCAGCCTCTCCTCCAGGGTACAACCTAGTGATGAAGACAGACAAACCTAGCAGGATTCCCAACAGCCTCATCACCCATGAGCAGAACATGGCTAATGTGGCCCAGGAGCAACAGTGCACCAGCCCAGATGAGAACATCCCCTCTGATCTTGCGAGCTTGCACCGTCACTTACGGGTTGCCCAGGAGCAGCTCGATATGGCCTTTCAAACATATCAGACCAAAAACAACCAGCAAACCTCCAGAACCAGTAGTCCTGTATCTGGGGGGACCATGGCAGAGCAAAACCGAGTCAATACGGTTCAGGAGAAACAAGGAGCCAGACCTAAATCAGCCACCGAGAAGGCTGCAACCATTGTAAAAAACGGAAAGACCTCTGTCTGGATCTAG